A window of Polynucleobacter sp. KF022 genomic DNA:
GCCTTGGTGACCACCTTCTTGGACAAGCCTGCTGCAGTCTTAGAGAGCCAAGACTTCAACTTCACGAGCGAAGACAATAAACCAGACACACCATCAGCGAAAGTGGATGAGGACGCTCCTGTGACCTTTCAGCTAGATAAGCCAGTCAAATAAAAAATGCCCCGCGAATGCGGGGCATCGTATTGCAACTTGAAGCCTGAATTAAAGAGTAATGTCGCGCTCTTGTCTGACGCAATCCACGTAGTACTCACTCTTTCCATCAACGCTAGTTTTCACTAAACCGTGGATATCCGTTTCAAATCCAGGGAACTGCTCGTTGAAGTCTCTAGCAAAGTAGAGATAGTCAACAATGCGCTTATTAAAACGCTCGCCTGGAATGAGCAATGGAATGCCGGGAGGATATGGCGTTACTAACATGGCTGTCACGCGCCCCTCTAGTTGATCTAGCGGAACACGATCGACTTGTTTGTGCGCCATCTTTGCCCATGCTTCTGAAGGCATTATGGCAGGAACCATGTCAGAGGTGTACATCTCCGTAGTCATGCGCGCTACATCACGACTCTTATAGAACTCATGAATTTGTTGGCAGATATCCTTTAAGCCAACACGTTCATAACGTGGGTGCTTTGCTACAAACTCAGGCAATACCTTCCACAAAGGCGCATTTTTATCAAAATGGTCTTTGAACTGTTGCAACTCTGTTACGAGAGTATTCCAACGCCCCTTGGTAATGCCGATCGTGAACATGATGAAGAAGGAATACAAACCGCACTTCTCTACGATCACACCGTGTTCAGCAAGGTATTTAGTAACGATGCTAGCCGGGATGCCCATAGAGCCAAAGTTACCCTCAATATCTAAGCCAGGCGTTACCACTGTTGCTTTAATAGGATCGAGCATGTTGAAGTCTTTGGCTAACTTACCAAAGTCATGCCAAGCTGCGGAGGGCTCCAAGACCCAATCTGAACGCTCGCCAATCCCCTCTTCAGCCAAATGATCTGGGCCCCAGACCTTAAACCACCAATCGGCTCCAAACTTATCGTCCACTTCACGCATTGCACGACGGAAGTCCATTGCTTCAGCAATAGATTCCTCAACTAGAGTTGTGCCTCCAGGAGATTCCATCATGGCGGCAGAGACGTCGCATGAAGCAATAATCGCGTACTGTGGGCTAGTTGACGTGTGCATCAGATAAGCCTCATTGAAGCAATCACGATCTAGCTTGGTGTCCTCGGCATCTTGCACCAAAACTTGTGATGCTTGGGATAAGCCGGCCAACAACTTGTGAGTTGATTGGGTAGCAAACATCAAACTCTTCTTGGTACGCTTGCGGTCTGAGCCAATGGCATGCATATCCTTATAAAAAGGGTGGAAGGCAGCATGCGGTAACCAAGCTTCGTCAAAATGCAAAGAGTCGACTTTGCCATCGAGCATCTCTTTAATCATCTCAACGTTATAGACGATGCCGTCATAGGTACTTTGCGTCAACGTCATGACACGAGGTACGACGTTCTTGTCCTTAATGAATGGATTGGCATCAATTTTCTTCTTGATGTTTTTCCACTCAAACTCTTCTTTAGGAATCGGACCAATGATACCCAAGTGATTACGGGTAGGCATTAAGAAGATAGGAATCGCGCCCATCATGGTGATGGAATGAATAACTGATTTATGGCAATTGCGGTCTACCAGAACAACGTCGCCAGGAGCAACGGTGGAATGCCAAACAATCTTGTTGGAAGTAGATGTGCCGTTGGTGACAAAGAATAAATGGTCTGCATTAAAGATGCGGGCGGCATTGCGCTCGCTCTGCAATACAGGACCGGTATGGTCTAAGAGTTGGCCCAATTCCTCAACAGCATTACAAACGTCTGCGCGCAGCATGTTTTCACCAAAGAATTGATGGAACATGCGACCTACCGGACTCTTTAAAAAGGCAACACCGCCTGAGTGACCTGGACAATGCCATGAATAGGAGCCTTCAGAGGCGTAATTAGTGAGTGCGCGGAAAAATGGTGGCGCCAAAGAATCCAAATACACTTTAGCTTCACGAATAATGTGACGCGCTACAAATTCAGGGGTGTCTTCATTCATATGAATGAAACCATGCAACTCACGTAGGATGTCATTCGGCATATGACGTGACGTACGGGTTTCGCCATATAAGAAGATTGGAATATCTTCATTACGCTTACGAACCTCAGTAATAAATGCACGGAGGTTATTTAAAGCAGGAAGATCATGGTCTTCAGAATCGGAATCAAACTCCTCATCATCAATCGAGACAATGAAAGTGGAGGCGCGTGATGCCTGCTGGGCAAAAGAAGTTAGGTCGCCATAGCTGGTTAAGCCAATAACTTCCATACCTTCATTCTCAATCGCCTCAGCGAGGTCACGAATTCCTGAACCCGAAATATTCTCCGAGCGGAAGTCCTCATCAATAATGATGATTGGGAAACGAAATTTCATAAATACTCCCCTGCTAACTTGTCCGATGTATTCGGAACCCACTTATCAAAATTGGTTAGATCAATGACTCGATCGCCGTCTGGTAATGCTGTGACTATATCGACGAATGTCGCATTTTGCTGCACATCTTTAGGCAAGTAAACATGTCGAGCATAGACTTGATTGGCTAAGCTCTCGTGATAGCCGGTAAAGGTAATGAGAAGATGCCACTGACGTTCAATGGCGGCCTTACCCAAGTAATCCTTTAGGGCGCTTGTTTCATCAATACTGTGCATCGCTGTCCAGGTCAATGAGAACACAGGACTCTCTGAACGATGTAACGGTAACTCGACTGAACGACGATAGCGCTCACCTTCAGCCGTCATACTCTCCGCAATCAACCAAAGTCTTAACTGCGCCTCAACAATATGAGAACTGCGATCATTGGCTACGCGAAACTTAAACGTTTGTACGCCATCATGGCTGCCTATCACTGCCACTTTAGAGAAGCGTACTCCAGCAGTTGGCCTCGTAAAACGCGCAAACGCCAAACCAGTGGTTAATGCGGAATACACAATCCCAAAGAAGGCTTCAAATGTCACTATGGCATTTGCCCAATGACCGATTGGTGTCATACGACCATAACCAATGGTGGCCATGGTTTGCACGCTAAAGAAAAAGACATCCAGCAAAGAGCCAGGCTGAGCATGGGTAATCGCGCCATCACCACAAGCTAAATAGGCAAACGCAAATAAGAGATTGGCTCCAAGATAAACGAAGACAACCAGCAGCATAAAGCTGCCCCAGCTGGTACCTAATAGCCAGTGATAAAAATTATTTTCTGGACGCGCAATTTCAGTACGCGAGAGTGTGGCGCGATATTCATCTAAGTTAATCCGCGCAGGACGGCGATTAAACGGAAATAATTTACGCACTGCCGTAATGGCTTAGGTCTTAGGCAGGGTAACGCCCCGCTGACCTTGATACTTACCACCGCGATCTTTATACGATGTGCCACATACTTCATCACTCTCAAAGAAGAGTACTTGTGCGCAACCTTCGCCCGCATAAATCTTGGCAGGCAATGGAGTGGTATTTGAAAACTCTAAAGTGACATATCCTTCCCACTCAGGCTCGAATGGTGTGACGTTCACAATAATGCCGCAACGCGCATATGTACTCTTACCAACGCAAACAGTTAATACGCTACGAGGAATCTTGAAGTACTCAACCGTTCTTGCTAGCGCAAATGAATTCGGTGGAATGATGCAAACATCGCCTTTGAAATCGACGAAGGATTGTTCATCAAAATTTTTCGGGTCAACGATGGTGCTATTGATGTTGGTAAAGATTTTGAATTCGTCTGCGCAACGAATGTCATAGCCATAGCTTGAAGTGCCATAACTTACGATTTTGTTGCCGGCGGCGTCTTGGCGAACTTGCCCAGGTTCAAATGGGCTGATCATGCCTTGCTCGCCCATGCGGCGGATCCAGTGGTCAGATTTAATAGTCATGGGCGAATTGTAAAACCTTCGCCCCTACCTGCCCACGAATTTATTGGGGTTTTTGGCTAAAAACGACCCTCTCCGGGGCGTTATAGATCTCGAAGTGTTTGCCCGAACAACGGGAGAGAATAGTGAGATTGGTTTTGCGGGCCAGCTCCAAGCCCATCAAAGTTACCCCTGAGCGGGTCAAGAGGAAGGGAATGCCCATCTGAGCACCCTTGATGACCATCTCTGAGGTCAGGCGTCCAGTGGTAAAGAAAATGAGGTCTCTACCGGGCTTATTGGCCAGCCACATCAACCCAGAAATCGAGTCAACCGCGTTATGGCGACCAACATCCTCAATGAAATGCAAAAGGCGGACACCCTCACTACCATCGCGCTCAAAAACTGCACAGGCATGGACCGAACCGGATTTCTTGTAAATCGTGTCATGGATTCGGATGGAGTCAATTAAGGCAACAATTGCCTCTTGGGACAATGTCGGCCCTTCAGGCAACTGAATCTCATCCATCTCCTCAATGAGACCCCCAAACATCGTGCCTTGACCACAACCGGTGGTGACTACCCGCTTACTAGTCAGAGCATCAATATCCACCGTGCTTCGACGGGTTTTAACGGCAGCAGAGTCAGTTTCCCAATCAACCTGAATGCTCTCAATGTCATCGGGAGATTCAACCAGGCGCTGATTACGCAAATAGCCCAATACCAGGGCTTCGGGAGCGCTACCCAAGGTCATGAGAGTCACGACTTCACGTTTATCCAAGTAGATGGTTAAGGGGCGCTCACCCGGAATGTGGGTCTTTTTAAGACGCCCCATTTCATCCATAACCTCAACCTCGTGCACAACGGGCACGGAGGCGCAGGACATCTGAATATTAGGTTTTGCTGCCATAAATACTCTCTCGGGGTCGGGCTAAATGGAAGTTTATCGGGATTTATCAAGACTTCACGGTGCTTTACTTTAACCGCAGACTAAAATCACTGCATAAGCCAGCATAATTGAGTGCTACGCCCTAGTTAACTTTTTAACCTTCTTATTTAAGTCCGTATTACATGAGCAGTTCCCAACGCCGCCTTCTTGTTACCTCCGCCTTACCGTATGCCAATGGTCAGATCCATATTGGCCATTTGGTGGAGTATGTACAAACCGACATTTGGGTGCGTTTTCAAAGAATGCGTGGTCATGAGGTTCACTATGTCGGCGCAGATGATACTCACGGCACGCCCATCATGTTGCGCGCCGAAAAAGAAGGTCTTACACCAAAAGAACTCATCGCTAATGTTTGGAAAGAACATAAGCGCGACTTTGACAACTTCCTGATTTCATTTGATAACTACTACACCACTGATAGCCCTGAGAATGAAAAGCTGGCGCAAAGTATTTATCTCAAACTACGTGATGCAGGATTAATTGAAAAACGTGCCATCGAGCAAGCCTACGATCCAGTAAAAGAAATGTTTTTGCCTGATCGTTTTATCAAAGGCGAATGTCCCAAGTGTGGCGCCAAAGATCAATATGGTGATAACTGTGAAAAATGTGGTGCGACCTATTCACCCACCGATTTAAAGAATCCATTCTCAGTAGTGAGTGGCGCAACACCGATCAAAAAGATTTCTGATCACTACTTCTTTAAGCTCTCTGATCCACGCTGCGAGGAATTTTTGCGCGATTGGACTCAAGTCAAAACTCCGCTGCAGCCTGAGGCTCGCAATAAGATGAAAGAATGGGTTGGTCAGCCAGGAGAAAGCAAGCTTGGTGATTGGGATATCTCCCGGGATGCCCCGTATTTTGGCTTTGAAATCCCTGATGCCCCCGGCAAGTACTTCTATGTTTGGCTTGATGCCCCAATTGGTTATTACGCCAGCTTCCTCAACTATTGCCAGGCTAAAGGCCTCAATTTTGATGAGTGGGTTAAGCCGGATACCACTACAGAGCAATACCACTTCATCGGCAAAGACATCTTGTATTTTCATACCTTGTTTTGGCCAGCCACTTTGCAATTTGCAGGTTATCGCACACCAACCAATGTATTTGCCCACGGCTTCTTAACGGTTGATGGTGAAAAGATGAGCAAATCACGTGGCACACTCATTTCGGCAAATAGTGTCATTGAGTGTGGATTTAATCCAGAATGGTTCCGTTATTACTTTGCAACCAAACTGAATGACAGCATGGAAGATTTAGATTTAAATCTTCAAGATTTCGTTGCGCGCGTTAACAGCGACTTATTAGGTAAGTACATCAATATTGCCAGCCGAAGTGCAGGCTTCTTGGTGAAGCGTTTTGGCGGCATCGTTTCCGACGAAGCAATGAATAACCCCCTTCTGAAAGACATCGCGTCATCGAGCGAAAAAATTGCCGAACTCTATGAGGGACGCGAGTACGCAAAAGCACTACGTACCGTGATGGAACTTGCAGACAAGGTAAATGGTTTTGTCGATGAGAATAAGCCATGGGAAATCGCCAAAGATCCTGAGCGTGAAGCCGATTTGCAGCGCGTTTGCAGCATTACTTTGGAGGCGTTCAGAATGCTGAGTCTTTACCTGAAGCCGGTTATCCCTCAGGTAGCTTCTGGCGTTGAAGAGTTTTTATCGCTAGCGCCCTTAAGTTGGAGTGATATCCATACCCCCCTTTCCAGCAAGAACCCCATCAATGCTTACAAGCACCTGATAACGCGTGTGGAAGCACCTCAAATTGAGGCTTTGCTGGCTGCAAACTTGTAAAAAGCCCCCTAAAAAGCACCTATAATGGCGGTTGTAGTCCCCAGATAACTTTTCGTATTAATTTCATAAGTTATTGATTTTAATGAGTATTTTAGGAAATGTCATGGCAAGGTATCAATCTGAATTCACCCAGTTCTTAAATGAGCTGAAATCCGAGAATCCAAACCTCGAGGCTGAACAGCAAGCTGGTCGCGCCCTCCTGTGGGACAAAGAGCCATTGAGTGTTGAAGACCAACGCCGTGCAAAAGCTGCAAAGCTCAAGCAACGCGCCTACGTGTATTCGAATGACTAACTCAGGTGGTTCGTCAGGCAATGAGCCTATGGCTCAGCCAATATCGGATTTACTAGATAGCACTCCATCGGTTACCGATGGCATGTCGGAAGCGTTCGCCAAGCTCTACGGCGAACCCCTTTTTAAGCTCCCTACCGATCTCTACATTCCACCAGATGCGCTTGAAGTTTTTCTAGAGGCATTTGAAGGCCCCTTAGATCTATTGCTATATCTGATTCGTAAACAGAATTTCAATGTTCTGGATATTCCGATGGCGCAGGTTACTCAACAATACCTAAGCTATATCGATCAAATTCGCCATCACAATCTTGAACTAGCAGCCGAGTACTTACTCATGGCTGCTATGTTGATTGAAATTAAATCTCGCATGCTTTTACCAATGAAGAAGGCAGACAGCGAAGAAGAAGTCGAAGATCCGCGCGCAGAATTAGTTCGCCGCCTCTTAGAGTACGAGCGTATGAAGCTTGCTGCCCAAGAACTCGATCAAATTCCGCAACAAGGCCGCGACTTCCAAGTGGCGCATGGCTACGTCGATACCACCATTGCCATTGCTTGGCCTGATGTCAATGTGGAAGACTTGCAAATGGCGTGGCGTGATGTTCTGCATCGCGCCAAACTGACGCAGCACCACACCATTACTCGCGAAGAGTTATCAGTTCGCGACTTTATGACACGCATCTTGCGCCGCTTACAAAGCACTAAATTCGTGGAGTTCGGCGAGCTCTTTGAAGATGCTATTAAGTCTGGCAAAGGCATTCCCGTAGTGATTGTGAACTTCATTGCGATGCTTGAGCTCTCACGCGAAGCTTTGGTAGAAATTACTCAAGCTGAGCCATATGCGCCAATTTATGTGCGTCTTGCCTATACCCCTGTTGCATGAAAATCATCAGCGACATACAA
This region includes:
- a CDS encoding arginine/lysine/ornithine decarboxylase, which encodes MKFRFPIIIIDEDFRSENISGSGIRDLAEAIENEGMEVIGLTSYGDLTSFAQQASRASTFIVSIDDEEFDSDSEDHDLPALNNLRAFITEVRKRNEDIPIFLYGETRTSRHMPNDILRELHGFIHMNEDTPEFVARHIIREAKVYLDSLAPPFFRALTNYASEGSYSWHCPGHSGGVAFLKSPVGRMFHQFFGENMLRADVCNAVEELGQLLDHTGPVLQSERNAARIFNADHLFFVTNGTSTSNKIVWHSTVAPGDVVLVDRNCHKSVIHSITMMGAIPIFLMPTRNHLGIIGPIPKEEFEWKNIKKKIDANPFIKDKNVVPRVMTLTQSTYDGIVYNVEMIKEMLDGKVDSLHFDEAWLPHAAFHPFYKDMHAIGSDRKRTKKSLMFATQSTHKLLAGLSQASQVLVQDAEDTKLDRDCFNEAYLMHTSTSPQYAIIASCDVSAAMMESPGGTTLVEESIAEAMDFRRAMREVDDKFGADWWFKVWGPDHLAEEGIGERSDWVLEPSAAWHDFGKLAKDFNMLDPIKATVVTPGLDIEGNFGSMGIPASIVTKYLAEHGVIVEKCGLYSFFIMFTIGITKGRWNTLVTELQQFKDHFDKNAPLWKVLPEFVAKHPRYERVGLKDICQQIHEFYKSRDVARMTTEMYTSDMVPAIMPSEAWAKMAHKQVDRVPLDQLEGRVTAMLVTPYPPGIPLLIPGERFNKRIVDYLYFARDFNEQFPGFETDIHGLVKTSVDGKSEYYVDCVRQERDITL
- a CDS encoding ion channel; translation: MRKLFPFNRRPARINLDEYRATLSRTEIARPENNFYHWLLGTSWGSFMLLVVFVYLGANLLFAFAYLACGDGAITHAQPGSLLDVFFFSVQTMATIGYGRMTPIGHWANAIVTFEAFFGIVYSALTTGLAFARFTRPTAGVRFSKVAVIGSHDGVQTFKFRVANDRSSHIVEAQLRLWLIAESMTAEGERYRRSVELPLHRSESPVFSLTWTAMHSIDETSALKDYLGKAAIERQWHLLITFTGYHESLANQVYARHVYLPKDVQQNATFVDIVTALPDGDRVIDLTNFDKWVPNTSDKLAGEYL
- the dcd gene encoding dCTP deaminase → MTIKSDHWIRRMGEQGMISPFEPGQVRQDAAGNKIVSYGTSSYGYDIRCADEFKIFTNINSTIVDPKNFDEQSFVDFKGDVCIIPPNSFALARTVEYFKIPRSVLTVCVGKSTYARCGIIVNVTPFEPEWEGYVTLEFSNTTPLPAKIYAGEGCAQVLFFESDEVCGTSYKDRGGKYQGQRGVTLPKT
- a CDS encoding formate dehydrogenase accessory sulfurtransferase FdhD, whose amino-acid sequence is MAAKPNIQMSCASVPVVHEVEVMDEMGRLKKTHIPGERPLTIYLDKREVVTLMTLGSAPEALVLGYLRNQRLVESPDDIESIQVDWETDSAAVKTRRSTVDIDALTSKRVVTTGCGQGTMFGGLIEEMDEIQLPEGPTLSQEAIVALIDSIRIHDTIYKKSGSVHACAVFERDGSEGVRLLHFIEDVGRHNAVDSISGLMWLANKPGRDLIFFTTGRLTSEMVIKGAQMGIPFLLTRSGVTLMGLELARKTNLTILSRCSGKHFEIYNAPERVVFSQKPQ
- the metG gene encoding methionine--tRNA ligase, encoding MSSSQRRLLVTSALPYANGQIHIGHLVEYVQTDIWVRFQRMRGHEVHYVGADDTHGTPIMLRAEKEGLTPKELIANVWKEHKRDFDNFLISFDNYYTTDSPENEKLAQSIYLKLRDAGLIEKRAIEQAYDPVKEMFLPDRFIKGECPKCGAKDQYGDNCEKCGATYSPTDLKNPFSVVSGATPIKKISDHYFFKLSDPRCEEFLRDWTQVKTPLQPEARNKMKEWVGQPGESKLGDWDISRDAPYFGFEIPDAPGKYFYVWLDAPIGYYASFLNYCQAKGLNFDEWVKPDTTTEQYHFIGKDILYFHTLFWPATLQFAGYRTPTNVFAHGFLTVDGEKMSKSRGTLISANSVIECGFNPEWFRYYFATKLNDSMEDLDLNLQDFVARVNSDLLGKYINIASRSAGFLVKRFGGIVSDEAMNNPLLKDIASSSEKIAELYEGREYAKALRTVMELADKVNGFVDENKPWEIAKDPEREADLQRVCSITLEAFRMLSLYLKPVIPQVASGVEEFLSLAPLSWSDIHTPLSSKNPINAYKHLITRVEAPQIEALLAANL
- a CDS encoding DUF3460 family protein, which gives rise to MARYQSEFTQFLNELKSENPNLEAEQQAGRALLWDKEPLSVEDQRRAKAAKLKQRAYVYSND
- a CDS encoding ScpA family protein → MAQPISDLLDSTPSVTDGMSEAFAKLYGEPLFKLPTDLYIPPDALEVFLEAFEGPLDLLLYLIRKQNFNVLDIPMAQVTQQYLSYIDQIRHHNLELAAEYLLMAAMLIEIKSRMLLPMKKADSEEEVEDPRAELVRRLLEYERMKLAAQELDQIPQQGRDFQVAHGYVDTTIAIAWPDVNVEDLQMAWRDVLHRAKLTQHHTITREELSVRDFMTRILRRLQSTKFVEFGELFEDAIKSGKGIPVVIVNFIAMLELSREALVEITQAEPYAPIYVRLAYTPVA